The genomic DNA CCACATCGGCGACGGCTTCCACAACGTCGTCTTCTCCGGCGACATCCACTACGACGACACGCGCCTGTTCAACGGCGCGTCGAACGACTTCCCGCGGGTCGAATCGCTCGTGATGGAATCGACGTACGGACGTCGCGACGACTACCAGACCGACCAGGCGGACTCCGAGCGGAAGCTGATCGAACTCATTCAGGAGACCTACGACCGCGACGGGAAGGTCGTCATCCCCGCCTTCGCGGTCGGCCGCTCCCAGGAGCTGATGCTCGTCCTCGAGGAGGCGATGCGGGAGGGCAAGCTCCCGACGATGCCGATCTACCTCGACGGGATGATCCGCGAGGCGACCGCGATCCACACCGCCTACCCCGAGTTCCTCCGTGACGGACTCAGAGACCGCATCCTCCACGAGGACCAGAACCCATTCCTCGCCGAGCAGTTCCAGCAGGTCGACGGCGGCCAGGAGATGCGCGAGGAGGTCGCCGGCGGCGAGCCCTGTATCATCCTCTCGACCTCGGGGATGGTCACCGGCGGGCCGATTATGTCGTGGCTCGAACTCCTCGGCAGCGACGAGGAGAACCAGCTCATCTTCGTCGGCTACCAGGCCCAGGGGACGCTGGGGAGACGTATCCAGAGCGGTCGACGTGAGATTCCGTTCAGCGACCGCGGCGGCCGTTCGGAGCAGCTGACGCTCCGTTTCGACGTCGAGTCCGTGAGCGGCTTCTCGGGGCACGCCGACCGCAACGGCCTCGAAAACTTCGTCGGGACGATGAACCCCCGGCCCGAGGAGATCATCTGCGTCCACGGCGACGAGGCCTCGACGGACCAGCTCTCTTCGGGGCTCTATCAGAAGTACGACGTCCGGACGTACGCGCCGCGCAACCTCGAGACGTTCCGGTTCGACTGACCCGCCCGTTGCGGTCGCTGCCGGTCGTCACTCTCGCAAAAAAATACGCGCGTCAGCCTTCGACGGTCAGTTCTGCGTCCGGTCGCTCGTATTTGTCCTCGAACTCTTGGATCAGCTGCCCCATCTTCGCGTACCAGTCGTTGAGCATCCGTTGCATACTGTCGGAGATCTTCTCCGGGTCCGTCGGCGAGTAGACGTGGTAGTAGCCGCCCTGCTCGTAGTTGACCTGCTCTTTCTGGATGAATCCGGACTGCAGCAGCCGCTGGATCGAACGGTACGCCGTCGACCGTTCCCGTTCGACGATCTCGGCGACCTCGTCGACGGTGAGCGGCTCTCCGGCCCGCACCAGGACCTGGAAGCACTGCTTGTCGAGTTGCTTGAGGCCGTGGAAGCACTCCAGTAGCCCCTCGCACTCCATATCCTGCTTCAGTTGTTCGGACATCGAATCTGGCATCTGTTATCCGACGGTAGGAACCGTACGATTAAAAGGCTTGTGTGGAGTTCGTACAATCTTGCGCCACCGCGATCCGGGGGGAAAGGCGGGTCAGTCGGCGGTCGGCGACTGCCGTGCGGAGTCGCTCCGCAGTTCGACGAGGCTGCTGTAGACGACCATCCCGCTGACCAGCAGTGCCGATCCGAGGATCAGCACCAGACTGACCGTATCGAGGATGGGCATATCCAGGTAGCTGCCGACCTCACGCACCGCGACGGCGACCGATCCGCCCAGGAGCATCAGCCCGAAGTAGACCTTGATCTCGCTCTCGTCGACGATGCTCGTCGCCGCCGATCCGAGACGGGCGCCGAGCGCGCTCCCGGCTAAGAGCGGCAGGACGATCGAGAGGTCGACGCCGCCGTCCATCGCGTAAATGAAGCTCCCGATCCCGCCCGAGAAGACGATCTCGAACAGGTCGGTCCCGACCGCGATCGGAACGGGCACGCCGATCAGGTAGAACAGCGCGGGCATCCGGATGAACCCGCCGCCCACGCCCAGGAACCCCGACAGGAGGCCGGTCGCGAACGCGACGCCGAGGATCATCCACAGCGAGACGCGGATCCCGCCGCGGAGTTTGATCATCGGCGGCACGTTGTACGACTGGATCTTCTTCGCGATGTCCGGGATGTCGTCGGCATCGATTTCGGCGTCGGCGTCGGCCTCGTGCTCGACGCCGCCTCCGCCGTCGCCCTTCACCGCCTCGTACGTCACGAACAGGCCGATCCCGCCGAGCAGAACCACGTACGTGACGCTGATGATGCTCCCGGCGAGCCCGAGGCTTTCGAGGTGCAGGACGATCTCCTTCCCGACCTCGAGGCCCGCCGTGGTTCCGGCGATCATCAGCACGCCGAGTTTGTAGTCCACCTGTCCCATATCGCGGTGTTTCAGCGTCGCGATGACGGACGTCCCGAAGACGAACGCCAGGCCGCTCCCGACGGCGACGCGGGACGGGTACCCCATCACCAAGAGCGCCGGCGTGACGAGGAACGAACCACCCATCCCGAAGAACCCGAACAGGATGCCGATGAGGAGGCCGAACCCGACGAACAGGGCCAGGATGCCGATCCCGACTCCCATGACCTCCATCATTCGCTGGATTCCACCCCGATTAGCCGGCGGACTGTCGGTTCGAGCGCGTTCGTGAGCGCGCCGTAGCCGACGTAGAGGAGTATCGCCTCCACGAGTACGGCTCCGACGAGACTGAGCGCTTGCGTCGTTCCCGCTCCCGATGCTCCTAACACTGCTCCGATATCTGCCATCTGTGTTCTCCTTTCGAGTTGTGTGGTTGTGTACTTTCCATACTATTCTACTCGACTCCAGGTATCCGCTTGTACGTAATAACGCTTTTGGGACGATAGTACAATACTATATTCGGCGCACATCGATAAGTTACGGAGAACGAATCGACCGGGACACGACCGCTGCAATCGGGACGTCGCTGCCCGATCCGCTTCCGATCGCACCCCAACTCGACGCCGCGACGCCGAACGCGCGTTCTGGACGCGGGTTGATACCGCACCGAACGACGTGGGACCGATCGAGAGACGACGCTCTCTACGCATCGTTACCCGGCTGCGCGCTCTATGCCGACTGTGGATGGAGTCGACACGCGAGTGTCGTAGATACCGGCTAGAAGTTCCGTTTCGGGCCGGTAGCGTCCGTCTGCACGGACTTTCGACCGTATCAGTGTTGTCGAACGGTCACATCAGCGCCGTCGCCGTGACGTACGCCACGGCGAACGCGAGGAGGAGCGAGCCGATCCACGCGCCCACGGTGAGGAGAATCTTCCGTGTGTCGACGACGTCGCTCCCGCCGACGGCCGCACCGCTTCCGACGATCCCGCTGACGATCACCTCGTTGAACGAGACGGGCACGCCGAGCAACACCGCCGTCTGTGCGATCAGGAACGACGGCACCAGGGTCGCGATCGAGCGACGCGGCCCGAGCGACGAGTAGTCCTGCGAGAGCGATTTGATCATCCGCGGTGCACCGGTCCAGGAGCCGACGAGGATCCCCAGCCCGCCGCCGAACAGCACGGCGAACGTCGAGACGGCGTCGATCTGGTCCGCCAACGGGAGCAACGGTCCCACGGCCAGTCCGACCTGGCTCCCACCGGCCGAAAACGCGACGAGCGACCCGAGCGCGAGCAGTACCCGCCGGAGTCCCCCCTCGCGGTCGCGAGCGACGTCCCAGTGGACCAGGGCCGCGACGAGGAGCCCGACGAAGAGCGTCGTCCCGCTCGCCGCGACGGCCGGTTCGAACGACACCCAGCGCGCCGCGGCGCCCGAGACGGAGCCGGGGCCGCCGTCGGCTCCGAGCTTCGGGAAGTCGAGGGTCGTGACTACCGCTCCGACGAGTCCGGCGAGTACGGGGACGCTGAAGCGCTCAGGGACGTCCGCGCGCGGGAGCACGCTGGCGATGAGATAAGCGATCCCCCCGCCCACGAACGGCGTCGCGACCCACACGAGGCCGATCTGTTGGTACTTCGCCCACGCGGGCGCGCCACCGAGCGCGAGACCCACGCCGACGACGGACCCGGTGACGGTGAACGCCGTCGCGATCGGATAGCCCGTGTAGATTCCGATCGCCATCAGGCCGGCGCCGATGAGCAGGACCAAAATCACTCCCGTCGCGGGGAGCGAGACGCCCTCGACGAGCCCCCGCCCGACGGCCTCCGAGACGTTCGCCCCCTGCAGGACGGCGCCGAGGAAGCCGAAGATTCCGACGATGAACGCGGCGCGCATCGTCGAGATGGCGTTGGCGCCGACTGCGGGTGCGAACGGGGTCGCCCCGCTCGAACCCGCGCCGACGACCCACGCCATGAACAGGCTCGCGAGGCTGGCGACGACGAACAACGCGATGACTGTGGTATCCATCTGAATGCGGGGAGGGGATCAGGGACGGACGACGTGGTTCGAGCCGGTCGCCGACGGGGTGCCTCCGGAGCTGTCGGCGACGCGGGGAGCCTCCGCCGATCGCACGGCGGGCGCATCCCGGTTCTCTCTGTCAGACGTGACCCTGTGTCGGTATCCGGCACCGGCGGTGTCGATACCGTTCACGAACCCACGTCCGACGGCCTCAGTCACCGGCGAGAGACTCCTGGCTGGCGGCGCAGTTGTTCGGGCCGAGTTCGAGGGTGAACGCCTCCTCGTCGTCGACGGCGTTCTGTCCGAGGTTCGTCGCGATGATCTCCTCGTAGTTCGCCGGTCGCGGCGGCATGTCCGAGAGGATCAACTCCACGAACTCCTCTTCCTCCATCGTCAGTGCGTCCATGTCCGCTTTCAGCTCCCCGATCGGCGCCGTGTACGTCCCGTCTTCGGCGGGTTCCGCCGCGTCGCTGAAGTGTGCGCCGCCGACGAGCGTCTCCTCGGGCAGTGAGAGCACGCGCTCCTGGAGGGACTCGTAGAGCATCCGCGCGGCGTCGGGGGCGCCCTCGTCGCCCTCTTCGAGGTCCGGCCGGGCGACGCTCTCGACGAACAGGCCGTCGCCCGTCGCCAGCAGGCTCTCGTCCAGCAGGTACGACGTCATGCCCGTCGTGTGTCCGGGCGTGGCCACGGTCTCGACGGTCGCGTCGCCGACACTGAACGTGTCGCCGTCTTCGGCGGTCGTGAGTTCGTCGGCGTAGGTGACGCCGCGGTCGACGGCCGCGGCGGGGATGACGCCCTCGACGCCTTCGGCGTCGAGATTGCGCACGCCGGAGATGTGGTCGGCGTGGATGTGGGTGTCGAACGCGTAGGTGAGTTCGGCGTCTAACTCGGCAGCGTCGTCGAGGTAGCGGTCGGTGAACGCTCGCAGGGGGTCGACGACGGCGGCCTCGCCGCCGTCGACGAGCAGGTAGCCGAGACAGCCCGAGGAGGGCCGCTGGTACTGATAGAGCGTGCCGGTACCGTCGTAATCGGTGACCTCGTAGCGCTCGTAGATCTCGGCCCAGCCGTTCATGCCGTTTTCGAGGTGGTCGACGTCGTAGCCGCGGGCTTTGAGGGCGCCGGCGACGAACTCGCTGGCGCCGCCCTTCGCACAGAGGACGGTGACCTCGCGGTCGGCGGGCACTTGCTCGAGGACGTCGTCGTCGATGTCGTCTTCGAGGAAGTGGAAGTACGGGAGGTTGATCGAGGTGACGTTGTCGCCGTCGATGTGCCACTCCTCGTAATCGGACTGCATCCGGGTGTCGAGGAGGGTGACGTCCTCGCCGGCGTCGATCTGCTCCTTCAGCGCTTCGGGGGAGACGGAGTCGACCTCCGCCCCGGGCGTCGGCAGGTCTTCGGGATTCATCTTGTGCACTCCCTCGTACTGGGTGGGAACACAAAAAAGTTTGCAAAGTAATTCAACTAGCACACAATACAACCTACCCCGGGAGGATTCGGTCCCCTCTCCCGGCGGTATACTGAGTGCACGTTAAACGGCCAAAAAACGAGAATTTAGCGCCAAACACCGATTTTGAGCGGGTCCGAAGCGTCACGAACGATCTGTATACCGAGGCTAATCCGCGATATTGTATTGTACTATCTGTGCAACTACTATCGAGAGGGATGCGTCCCTGGGTCTCAGCACGGACCTCACGACTCGCGTGAACCGACCGCTCCGGCGTCGTCCGTCTCGATCGTTTCGAGTTCCGGCGTCGCTCGCGTGCCCAGGCCGGTCTGGATCTTCCCGAGGACGACCGCGACGACGTAGACGGCGACGGCGACGAGGACGATGACGGGTCCGCCGGTCGCCCGCCCGTAGAAGGCGATGCCGATCCCGAGGAGCACCGCGAGTTCGGCGAGGACCACGGACACGAATATCGATTCCGTGAAACTCCGCGAGAGCTGCGTCGCCCCGGCGACGGGAACGACGAGCATCGCAGCGACGAGGATGACGCCCATGATCTGCATCGCGCCGACGACGACGAGGGCGGTGAGCATCACCAGGATCCGGTTGTACCAGTTCACCGAGATCCCCGAGACGGCGGCGGCCGTCTCGTCGAAGGTCACGTAGAGGAGCTGGTTTCGCGTGAGGGCGACCGTCGCGACGATGGCGACGAACAGCGCCAGAAGGATGGCCGCGTTCGTCGGCGACACCGTCGACAGGTTCCCGAACAGGTACTGGTCGATCCCCACCGAGAGCCCGCCGGCGTTGATGCTGATGAGCGTCGACCCGAGCGCGAAGCCGGTCGAGAGGACGATCGCCATCGACACGTCGTTGTACGCGTCGGTCACCTCGGAGATGAGTTCGATCGCCAGCGCGGCGATCACGGCGACGACGACGGCGGTCAGGTACGGCGAGACGCCGAGGTCGATAACCGCGTTGAGGAACAGTCCGACGGCGACGCCGGCGAAGGCGGTGTGCGCGAGCGCGTCGCCGATGAGCGCGAGTTGACGGTGCACGAGGAACGTCCCGATGAGCGGGGCGACGATCCCGATGCAGAGACCGACCAGTATCGCCCGATACATAAACCTGTAGTCGGGGCTGAGTAGTTCGAGGCCGGTCAGGTGGTACACCTGGATCATCACCCAGTACCAGCCTTCGAGCACCCAGTACAGCGGCGCGAGCAGGGTTTCGAGAACCCCCGTCTGCAACGGCACGACGAGCCCGTCGATCATCGTTCCTCACCCGGCGGCGTCGCCGCGGTGCCGAACGCCCTGGCGAGGGCGTCCCCCGCGACGAACTCTCCGACCGCCCCGTCGAAGTAGACCTCCCGGTTGAGACAGATCACGCGCTCGGCGTGATCGGTGACGGCGCTCAGGTCGTGCTCGATGAGGAGGACGGTGATCCCGTCGTCGTTCAACGCTTCGAGCAGTTCGTAGAACGCCTCGACCGATTCGGCGTCGACTCCGACGGTCGGCTCGTCGAGAACGAGCAGGTCGGCCTCGCCCGCCAGCGCCCGCGCGATGAACGCGCGCTGTCGCTGGCCGCCGGAGAGCTGCGTGATGCGCCTGTCGGCGAACGCGCTCATCCCGACCGTTTCGAGCGCGTCGTCGACGACGGCCCAGTCGTCGTCGGAGAGCCGACGGAACCCGACGTGCGGGAACCGCCCCATCTTCACCACCTCGCGGACGGTGATCGGCATCTCCTTCGACGCGCTCGCGTGCTGGGCGACGTATCCGATCCGAGAGCCGTCGTCGAAACCGTGTGCGGGCTCGCCGAACAGCCGGACTTCGCCCCTGTCCGGTCGGAGCAGTCCGAGGAGCAGCTTCATCAACGTCGACTTCCCCGAGCCGTTCGGGCCGACGACGGCGACGTACTCCCCCGGATCGATCCGGAGCGAGACGTCTTCGAGGACCGGCGTGGCCGCGTATCCGAACTCGACGTCGCGGAACTCCGCGACCGGCTCTCCCGGCTCGGCTTCCACGGATTCGGACGTGGGCTCCGCCTTTGCAGGACCGGATTCGGCACCCGACCGACGCGGCGACCCGTTCTCCGTGGCGGTCATTCGAAGTTCCTCCACTCCGCCGCCCAGCCCTCGGGGCCCGCGTCCTCGGGGCGCTCGTTCCCGAGTACGACCTCGAACGTGGGCATGTTGATGTTGTAGGCGATCTCCTCGTAGCCCCAGTCCTCCTCGACCCACTCCTCGCGGACGCCCGCGTAGGGCGTGACAGGGAAGTACGCCTTCACGGCGGTCTCTCTGACCAACTGCTGCGCCGGTCGACGGGTCTCGAAGACCGCCGCGCCGACGTACTCGATCCCGTACTCGTCGATCGTCTCCTTCGCCTCGGTGATGTCGGACGGCTTGATGTCGTCGCTGGCGGCCAGGTTCGTGACGAGCGGCCGCATCTCGACGTCGTAGGCGACGCCGACGTACTGAAACGCGTTGTGGGCGGCCAACTGGACGACGTCGCGCTCGGCGGACTCGAAGATGTCGCGGTAGTCGGCGTCGATCCGGTCTAGGACCTCCCGCTTGTACGACGCCGCGTTGTCCCGGAGCGTCTCCTCGTGGTCGGGTGCGAGGGCGACGAGCCCGTCCGCGATGTTGTCGACGGACTGCTTGGCCCGCTGGGGATCGAGCCAGAAGTGGGGATCCTTCCCGCGGTTCTCGCCGATTCCCTCCTCCTCGGGATCGAGGCTCGCGGCCAGGTCGACCAGTTCGATGCCCTCGCGCGCGTTGATCAGTTCGGTGTCGACGCCGTCGGCTTCGAGCGTCGCGATCGCCCGGTCCGCCCACGGCTGGAAGTCCGCCCCGACGTGCACGAAGGCGTCCGCGTCGACGATCTCCTGGGTGATCCTGGCGTTCGGTTCCCAGCCGTGGCCGTGGAGGCCGGTCGGCACGAGGTTGCGCACCTCGATCGGGGTGTCCGCGGCGACGATCCGGGCGAAGTCGTAGAAACTGAAGAACGACGCGACGACGACCGGGTGATCCGACCCGCTCTCTTCCCCTGCCGCCGTCGCGGTCCCGCCCGAACCGCCGGTCGCGCTTCCCGCACACCCGGCGACTGCGGTGGCGACGGCGCTCGCTCCCGCGAGTATCGCCCGTCGCCGAGAGAGGTTTCGACGAGTCCCTGCCTGCACCGTTTCGTTCATACTCTCCCGTAGATGGGAGCGGCTAATACATTATTCTTTCTTCTCTAAATCAAAGTTTAGACTAGTCTAACTTATTTCGAGAGGCCGATCGATCATCGATCGTATCGCGGTTTTACGCTCGAAAACGTCGTCGAGACTGCTTACATCCCGTTGCTCCAGACCGCTTACACTTCGTTACTCCGACCCGCTTACACTTCGTTGCTCCAGACCGCTTACACTCTGTTACCCGACCCGCTCACACCTTGCTCGCGGCGCGCAGGAACGAGTACACTTCCAGCGGATCGTCGCTCTCGTATCGGATCGTTCGACTCGTCTCGCGTTCGATCCCCGGCCACAGCGCCGCCTTCTCCGCGGTGTCCGCTTGGTGGTACCGGACCGTCGCCGCGATCGCGCCGTCGGTGTCCAGTTCCAGCGGGTACTCACCGATCGGTTCCGAGACCGCGCTCGCCGCGGCCGCCGCGATCTCCTCTCTCACCCGTTCGGGGTGATAACAGGTCGCCGCTCGCATGCTCCGGGCCTCCTTGGTGACGACGTACTCCGTCTCCGGCAGGACGGAAGCGAGTTCCTCACGGAGGCGGTCGTCGCCCGTCACCAGCGCGGTCGGCGTCCCGAAGGCCGCCATCCCCATCGCGTTGAGTTCGACCTCGCCGACGGGGTCGCCGTCGAGCGTGACGTCGGCCATCGAAGAGGAGGAGAACGTGTGTTCGAGCACGCCACCGAACCCCGGGCGGGTGTGCGCGCCGATCTGGAAGCCGACGTCGGTGTCCTCGTCGACGCCGGAGATCATCCCGTACGGGCGCGGTCCCCCGCGGACCAGTTTCGCGTCGGGGTGCAGTTCCTCGATGACGATGTTCCGCTTGCCGCCGTGGGAGTCGTTGACGATCACGTCGGCGTCGCGTTCGCTCAGCACGCCCTCGATCGCGGCGTTGACGTCCTCGGTCATCGCGCGGCGGACGCGCTCTGTCTCCTCGTCCTCCTGAGCCCAGTCGACGAATCCCGAGACGCCCTCGATGTCGGCACAGATGAATACGGTCGGCGCTGTCATCGTTCGGCGGTCTCTCCCGACACCCGATAAATCTACTTCCCGGCAGTCCGGCCGTGGCACGCTCTCGCTCACCTATAGTAGCGTTTGCAAGTCTTCACTCACTCGATCGCACGCTGTCGTGCGATCGGCTGAGCAATCGGTTGCAAACGTTACTATAAAGACGCCGCCGACGCCGCGTGGTAACCACCCCGCCCGGGTCGGCGATCACTGAAAAAAGTTCACGGATCCGATAAACTGCTTGTGGTGCAGCGAAGATTTCCTTATCGAATAGGACAGCATTAATATGCTAACGCAACAACCTGCTACTGATGAAAAGGTCCAACCGAGATTGGTGGCCGAACCAGTTGAACCTAGAGATCCTCGACCAGAACGCCCGTGACGACGGGCCGATGGGCGAGGACTTCGATTACTCCGAGGAGTTCGAGAAACTCGACTTCGAGGAGGTGAAGTCCGACCTCGAAGCGCTGATGACGGACTCGAAAGACTGGTGGCCCGCCGACTACGGACACTACGGGCCGCTGTTCATTCGGATGGCGTGGCACAGCGCCGGCACGTACCGCACGACCGACGGCCGCGGGGGCGCCTCCGGCGGTCACCAGCGCCTGCCGCCCGTCGACAGCTGGCCGGACAACGTCAACCTCGACAAGGCGCGCCGACTTCTCTGGCCGGTCAAGCAGAAGTACGGCAAGAAACTCTCGTGGGCCGACCTGATCGTCCTCGCCGGCAACGTCGCGCTCGAATCGATGGGATTCGAGACGTTCGGCTTCGCCGGCGGCCGCGAGGACGAGTACACGCCCGACGAGGCCGTCGACTGGGGCCCCGAAGACGAGTGGGAAGTGACGTCCGAGGAGCGCTTCGACGGGGAGGGCAACCTCAAGGCCCCACTCGGGAACACCGTGATGGGCCTCATCTACGTCAACCCCGAGGGTCCGAACGGCGAACCGGACCTCGAGGGCTCCGCGAAGAACATCCGTGAGTCGTTCGGTCGGATGGCGATGAACGACGAGGAGACGGTCGCGCTCATCGCCGGCGGCCACACCTTCGGGAAGGTCCACGGCGCCGACGACCCCGAGGAGCACATCGGTCCCGAACCCGCGGCCGCTCCCATCGAGGAGCAGGGCTTCGGCTGGGAGAACGACTTCGGCGAGGGCAAGGGCCCCGACACCATCACCAGCGGTATCGAAGGCCCGTGGAACACCACGCCGACCCAGTGGGACATGAGCTACGTCAACAACCTGCTCTCCTACGACTGGGAGCCCGAGAAGGGCCCCGGCGGCGCGTGGCAGTGGACCACGGAAGGAGGCGAGCTCGACGACGCCGCCCCGGGCGTCGCGGACCCGTCGGACAAAGAGGACGTTATGATGCTGACGACGGACGTCGCGCTGAAGCGGGATCCGGACTACCGCGAGGTGCTCGAACGGTTCCGTGACGACCCCCGGGCCTTCCAGGAGGCCTTCGCGAAGGCGTGGTACAAGCTGATCCACCGCGACATGGGCCCGCCGACCCGCTTCCTCGGTCCGGAAGTCCCCGAGGAGACGCTGATCTGGCAGGACCCCCTCCCCGACGCCGACTACGACCTCGTCGGCGACGCCGAGATCGACGAGCTCAAAGAGGAGATCCTCGCCTCGGACCTGTCGACCGCCCAGCTGGTCAAGACCGCCTGGGCGTCGGCGTCGACGTATCGCGACAGCGACAAGCGCGGCGGCGCGAACGGCGCCCGCATCCGACTCGAACCCCAGCGGAGCTGGGAGGTCAACGAGCCGGCGGAGCTGAGTTCCGTCCTCGAGACCTACGAGGAGATCCAAGAGGAG from Halobellus limi includes the following:
- a CDS encoding helix-turn-helix domain-containing protein, with amino-acid sequence MPDSMSEQLKQDMECEGLLECFHGLKQLDKQCFQVLVRAGEPLTVDEVAEIVERERSTAYRSIQRLLQSGFIQKEQVNYEQGGYYHVYSPTDPEKISDSMQRMLNDWYAKMGQLIQEFEDKYERPDAELTVEG
- a CDS encoding sulfite exporter TauE/SafE family protein; translation: MMEVMGVGIGILALFVGFGLLIGILFGFFGMGGSFLVTPALLVMGYPSRVAVGSGLAFVFGTSVIATLKHRDMGQVDYKLGVLMIAGTTAGLEVGKEIVLHLESLGLAGSIISVTYVVLLGGIGLFVTYEAVKGDGGGGVEHEADADAEIDADDIPDIAKKIQSYNVPPMIKLRGGIRVSLWMILGVAFATGLLSGFLGVGGGFIRMPALFYLIGVPVPIAVGTDLFEIVFSGGIGSFIYAMDGGVDLSIVLPLLAGSALGARLGSAATSIVDESEIKVYFGLMLLGGSVAVAVREVGSYLDMPILDTVSLVLILGSALLVSGMVVYSSLVELRSDSARQSPTAD
- a CDS encoding DUF7512 family protein, encoding MADIGAVLGASGAGTTQALSLVGAVLVEAILLYVGYGALTNALEPTVRRLIGVESSE
- a CDS encoding inorganic phosphate transporter produces the protein MDTTVIALFVVASLASLFMAWVVGAGSSGATPFAPAVGANAISTMRAAFIVGIFGFLGAVLQGANVSEAVGRGLVEGVSLPATGVILVLLIGAGLMAIGIYTGYPIATAFTVTGSVVGVGLALGGAPAWAKYQQIGLVWVATPFVGGGIAYLIASVLPRADVPERFSVPVLAGLVGAVVTTLDFPKLGADGGPGSVSGAAARWVSFEPAVAASGTTLFVGLLVAALVHWDVARDREGGLRRVLLALGSLVAFSAGGSQVGLAVGPLLPLADQIDAVSTFAVLFGGGLGILVGSWTGAPRMIKSLSQDYSSLGPRRSIATLVPSFLIAQTAVLLGVPVSFNEVIVSGIVGSGAAVGGSDVVDTRKILLTVGAWIGSLLLAFAVAYVTATALM
- a CDS encoding MBL fold metallo-hydrolase, whose protein sequence is MNPEDLPTPGAEVDSVSPEALKEQIDAGEDVTLLDTRMQSDYEEWHIDGDNVTSINLPYFHFLEDDIDDDVLEQVPADREVTVLCAKGGASEFVAGALKARGYDVDHLENGMNGWAEIYERYEVTDYDGTGTLYQYQRPSSGCLGYLLVDGGEAAVVDPLRAFTDRYLDDAAELDAELTYAFDTHIHADHISGVRNLDAEGVEGVIPAAAVDRGVTYADELTTAEDGDTFSVGDATVETVATPGHTTGMTSYLLDESLLATGDGLFVESVARPDLEEGDEGAPDAARMLYESLQERVLSLPEETLVGGAHFSDAAEPAEDGTYTAPIGELKADMDALTMEEEEFVELILSDMPPRPANYEEIIATNLGQNAVDDEEAFTLELGPNNCAASQESLAGD
- a CDS encoding metal ABC transporter permease; amino-acid sequence: MIDGLVVPLQTGVLETLLAPLYWVLEGWYWVMIQVYHLTGLELLSPDYRFMYRAILVGLCIGIVAPLIGTFLVHRQLALIGDALAHTAFAGVAVGLFLNAVIDLGVSPYLTAVVVAVIAALAIELISEVTDAYNDVSMAIVLSTGFALGSTLISINAGGLSVGIDQYLFGNLSTVSPTNAAILLALFVAIVATVALTRNQLLYVTFDETAAAVSGISVNWYNRILVMLTALVVVGAMQIMGVILVAAMLVVPVAGATQLSRSFTESIFVSVVLAELAVLLGIGIAFYGRATGGPVIVLVAVAVYVVAVVLGKIQTGLGTRATPELETIETDDAGAVGSRES
- a CDS encoding metal ABC transporter ATP-binding protein, whose translation is MTATENGSPRRSGAESGPAKAEPTSESVEAEPGEPVAEFRDVEFGYAATPVLEDVSLRIDPGEYVAVVGPNGSGKSTLMKLLLGLLRPDRGEVRLFGEPAHGFDDGSRIGYVAQHASASKEMPITVREVVKMGRFPHVGFRRLSDDDWAVVDDALETVGMSAFADRRITQLSGGQRQRAFIARALAGEADLLVLDEPTVGVDAESVEAFYELLEALNDDGITVLLIEHDLSAVTDHAERVICLNREVYFDGAVGEFVAGDALARAFGTAATPPGEER
- a CDS encoding metal ABC transporter substrate-binding protein is translated as MNETVQAGTRRNLSRRRAILAGASAVATAVAGCAGSATGGSGGTATAAGEESGSDHPVVVASFFSFYDFARIVAADTPIEVRNLVPTGLHGHGWEPNARITQEIVDADAFVHVGADFQPWADRAIATLEADGVDTELINAREGIELVDLAASLDPEEEGIGENRGKDPHFWLDPQRAKQSVDNIADGLVALAPDHEETLRDNAASYKREVLDRIDADYRDIFESAERDVVQLAAHNAFQYVGVAYDVEMRPLVTNLAASDDIKPSDITEAKETIDEYGIEYVGAAVFETRRPAQQLVRETAVKAYFPVTPYAGVREEWVEEDWGYEEIAYNINMPTFEVVLGNERPEDAGPEGWAAEWRNFE
- a CDS encoding M55 family metallopeptidase gives rise to the protein MTAPTVFICADIEGVSGFVDWAQEDEETERVRRAMTEDVNAAIEGVLSERDADVIVNDSHGGKRNIVIEELHPDAKLVRGGPRPYGMISGVDEDTDVGFQIGAHTRPGFGGVLEHTFSSSSMADVTLDGDPVGEVELNAMGMAAFGTPTALVTGDDRLREELASVLPETEYVVTKEARSMRAATCYHPERVREEIAAAAASAVSEPIGEYPLELDTDGAIAATVRYHQADTAEKAALWPGIERETSRTIRYESDDPLEVYSFLRAASKV
- the katG gene encoding catalase/peroxidase HPI, which produces MKRSNRDWWPNQLNLEILDQNARDDGPMGEDFDYSEEFEKLDFEEVKSDLEALMTDSKDWWPADYGHYGPLFIRMAWHSAGTYRTTDGRGGASGGHQRLPPVDSWPDNVNLDKARRLLWPVKQKYGKKLSWADLIVLAGNVALESMGFETFGFAGGREDEYTPDEAVDWGPEDEWEVTSEERFDGEGNLKAPLGNTVMGLIYVNPEGPNGEPDLEGSAKNIRESFGRMAMNDEETVALIAGGHTFGKVHGADDPEEHIGPEPAAAPIEEQGFGWENDFGEGKGPDTITSGIEGPWNTTPTQWDMSYVNNLLSYDWEPEKGPGGAWQWTTEGGELDDAAPGVADPSDKEDVMMLTTDVALKRDPDYREVLERFRDDPRAFQEAFAKAWYKLIHRDMGPPTRFLGPEVPEETLIWQDPLPDADYDLVGDAEIDELKEEILASDLSTAQLVKTAWASASTYRDSDKRGGANGARIRLEPQRSWEVNEPAELSSVLETYEEIQEEFNGSRSDDTRVSLADLIVLGGNAAVEQAAAEAGYDVEVPFEPGRTDATQEQTDVESFEALKPDADGFRNYLGDEADQSAEELLVDKAELLDLTVPEMTVLVGGMRALGANYDGSDLGVFTDRPGTLTNDFFVNLLDMDYEWEPVTEDRDVFELRDRETGEVEWEASRVDLVFGSNSRLRTTAEVYGADDGEEKFVEDFVDTWSKVMKLDRFDLE